The Acetobacter oryzifermentans genomic interval TGTTATCGTCTGCCACGGTGAAAGTGGACAGGCCATCATACAGCAGGCTGGCACGTTCATCGAACATGAAGCGCCCTGCATCCGTTGGCGGCAAAACAGAAAGAGAGAGGCCACGAACAGGCAGAGCTGGATTTTCTCGCATGGAAACTGCCGTAACGGCCATGATCTGGGCTGCCCAGATCATGGGATCAGACGGGCTATCTGAAATAGGCATAATGGTGGCATGCGAATCATTCTGCGTTATGCCGAATGCCGTTGCCTGCCCATACGTGCCACGATACGCCGTGATGTGGTGCCCGTAGAGCTGGCGCATAGGGGACCAGTTGCCACTTGTATTATCAAACAACTGCTTAAAAGTGGTCAGGCTCGCGGTATCAACATACGGATGGGCGTATAGGTCATAAACACGCTCACCCAGATTAGCCAACGCCGTAGCCAGCGTGGTGGGGTTTTGTGTGCCACCAGACATTTGAGTGATAACAACTGTCAGGCCCGCAGGAACAGACTGCCCCCCAGCGGTGCCCAACAGGCACGAACCCAACAGGATATCATTCCCCGCCAAACCCTTGTTCAGAGCTGTTGCCGTAACTATTCCATCTGCCGCGGTAACGGAAACTGGCAGCGTGGTAACAGATTTTGCCGCCGTGACGACATTAGCTGCAACAGTTGCTGCTGTATCTCCAGACGCAACGCCAACTGGGATCAGCACATCCCCAACATATAGGGGTAATGTGCCATCTGCCGTGGCTGTGCCGGTAATGGCCCATGTGCCGCTGGCAGGTTTTGCAGCAGCATCATCTGCCAGCGGCAGAACCCATAGCTCGCCCGAGCTATCCAGGGCACGGTAGGCCTTGACCATCAATGCGCACTGGGAGCCCACGCCATATTTGGCTACGGCATCTGCATATCCACCAGAAATTTCAGCCACATTTGGTGTGGCGCTGCCGGTGATGAGCATCTGAGCCACAATAATAGCGCGCCGTGCAGCGCTTGCTGTGTTGGCTGCGGAATTGTCCAGGGCAAAATAAAAACCCGGAACACGGTTATTATCTGAATAACCTGGGATTGTAATAGTCAATCACGCCCCCTTTTCTGCTGGTGCTGCAGCTAGGGTTGCCGCCGGCACATTCTGGCTGGTTTGTGGAGTAGCTTTCTGCACATCGCCACGCGCCAGCGCACGCAGCCAGAAGCTTGTGTCGGGCACGTTTTCACCTGCTGCATTCAGCAGGCGCATTGTGCCAGGACACCGGACCGATCGGCCCTGTGCCGGTTTTACAAACATAGAATATTCCTATTGAGGAAAATCAACGCGTAGGCCGGGAGCGGTGATGCCTTCTTCCGTTCCTACGAGACCAGTAATTTCTTGGAGCGCCACACCTGAAACAGGATAATCCTGCTGGTATTCCAGACCGAATGTGATTTTAACACCACCTAGATGATCCTCTGCATCATCCAGCAATCCTTGCTCCAGATTAAAATCTGTTACCTGCGATATGGATCTTTGTAGATCCTGATCGCACATCACAGACATTTCTATCTGTTCGGCAATTCGGTCCATATTCTGCTGCACCGCCTGGGGCGTGCCGCCAGAAACTTTTGCCACCACTTCAACTTTTACAATTTTATTGAAGCCTGGCTGACATCGCCCAAATGACGATCCTGCTTCGGACGGGATGGCAACAAAAATAACAGGCAGCAGTTCAGGTTTTACAGGTGCGGTGCGATGCGTAAAAACATTCTGCCCGGCATCAGTAGTCGTCCGGAGTAATTCCGCTATTTTTTCGCGGAACATGACCCGATAGAGCATTTTCACCATCCGCTTTGTTCAGCAGAATATCTGCTGCGCCATGGCTATCTGGCTGCACCTCGCGCACGCGGTATTGCTTCCCGCGTATGAGGAAAATATCGCCTTGCTGTGGCTCAGAAACAAACTGCGAGATCTGCACACCTAACCGTGCATCTGCCGTAGTGACATGCGTTGGGGAAAGTCCATCCACAATTTCAAGGGGCATGGCTTTGTAGCCGTTATCGAAAATACCGGTAACGGAAATAGGATCTGGATACAGGGAGGAAATCCACTGAACTTCCTCCCCGAACGCATTCTGGCACGGATCCAGCACCAGATTATCCCAATCTACTGGACCAACCATATCAGCCCTGTGTGGCCGGTGCTGCTTTCATGTCCGGCGCAGGGGGCATGGAAGCAGCCTGTAATGTATTGGGAGCAGGCTGCTCACCATCACGGGCAACACGGGCAATCTTGCGCGCTACCCACAGATCTGCCCGATATTTGGGGATGCTCATTTTGGTGCCCACTGGCCATGGGCGGCGACCCGTTTGCGGGTAAACAGGAATGAGCGTGACAACATCAACCATGTCACCCTTTTGCGCCGTTTTTTTGGGCTGATCAGGCGTTGTGTTCTGTTCTGTCATTTATCAGGTTCCTGTCGGTCCAGACACTGCCGCACCTGCTTCCATAACCGTTGCAGACAGGGAGCAGTTAACACGAGACGGAATGACGATTGGTGCAGACTGCATCAACAGATTGATGGTTGCAGGGTTTTCTTTGTACCAGACCTTTGGCGCGTAAGCGAGCGGGCCATACGCAAAAGCTGGATCCAGAATAAGACCAAAACCACGAGTACCTTCCAGACCAGGGCCTGTCAGAATAACCGTCCCATCCGGGATCATGGGTTCTTCTTCATCCGTATCTGGATCAACATACCAATCATTATACAGCCAAAGATTAAACTGGCCCCATTTCCCCATGTAAATGGCGCCTTTATCAACGCGGCCACCGAGATCAACATCGGAGCCACCGACCTTACCAGGCCAGATAATGGCATTCAGAACCTTGATATCGCTCTTAAACGCATTCCATGTGGAATTTGTAAACACGATATCCCGTGGTGCAAGACCACATTTCTGCAAGACCAAGGCTGCCCAGGCCGTGATGTAATCTGAAGGATAAACACCACTTTGCCCCCACTGAGCTGCACCTGTAAGCGCAATGGTAAGGGCTGGATCACGTTGGAAATCAACGACTGTGGTCGGGTAACCTTCGCCTTTAATGGTGACTGTCCCATAAACCAAGGCAGACGCGGCCATCCATTCGAGACGACGATTGATCATATCCATCTGGTCTGTCATCTCATACGCGAGATTGGCTTCCAGACGTTGTGCCGGGGTCATGGCACCCATCAACCGTTCGCCAATGTTCCGGCGCACGGGTTTCAACAGATCTGGATTACGCCAGTCTTTAACGTAAGCGGGCTTGAAGAGGTTAGTCTGCCACCGGCGACTTTCCACCATTTTCCCCTCAACCAAGGGGGAGCAGAAAGGCGACATACGCCGCTTACCAACATCGACATCAATCGCCACTTCTGGCGCATCAGATTCCACGATATTAGGGAAGAAATTGTCCAGCAAAAAGGTCTGTGCCGTTTTGGCATTTTGGACATAATAAACAAGCTCAGCTAAGCTATATGCACTGAGCAGCGGCAGAAGCGCCTGCTGCACTCCTGCTGCACCGGTTGTTCCGGACATTCAGTTTTTTCCTGAAACTATTTGGAAAACGCTATCACACGATAGCGTTGGACTCTCCGGTCTTCACAAAGATGGAGAACTGACGCAGAGCTGATTTCAGGGTATCCACCGTCCAGCTTGCATCAAAGATCATGTAATTAGAATTGAACTCGCCCATCTCATAGATGGCACCAGTTGCATCAGCAGCAGAGGCATCCACTGTATCAACTACAATGCCGCAGGGGGTCTGGGATCCATCTGTGGCTGTTTTGACGCATGGGATGTATTTGCCTGTAGCAGTTACCTGCCCAACAACTTGCCCACGCTGGAGCGTGTTGCCTGCGGCAAACGTGACTGTTTCTGTGACGAGCTTGAGGTTACCGGCAATAAGCTGATCCGGAACGAACGTAACCTGCTGTGCGCTGGGGTAAAAACCATAGCTCATCGGCTATCTCCCATACGGGCATGATTCAGGCGCACCATGCGGGCACCCGGACGTTCATCTGACTGTCCACCGCCCTGCGGATTTACGGGCGGCTGCCCTTCTGCCTGCATGCGGGTGCGCAATGCAGCATAACCTGCCTGATCTGCGGCGGGCGCAGGTTCCTGCTGTGCAGATGCTGCGGGAGCAACAGTGCGTAACAGGTTGACTGCCGCCGTACGGGTCATGCTGGTGCCAAACGCAATTTCAGCGGCAGCCGCAGGGTTGCGACCGGCAGCGGCAGAACGGAAAATGGCGGCGCACCGGCCACGTTCACGCATACGGATGGCGCGGGCCTTTGGATCTTTTTCGTCATCCTCATCATCATCGTCGGTGCCGTCAGGATCCTCACCATCCGTCTCTTCGGCACGCTTGGATTTTTTGCCCTTTTTGCCGCCCTCGCCTTCCTGATCACCCTCGCTATCAGGATCCTTGTTTTCTGGATCAGCATCAGCGGAAGGGGTGGTGCTTGCCCCCGCAACATTTGCACCCGCTCCGTGGGATGCAAGATGTGCAAATGGACTGATTGCAGAGCTGTTCATCAGCGCTGATTTTGCCATGCTCTATTTTCTCCGGTATGGAAAATTTTACTTTAGGTGCGCCAAAAAATCTAAAAAGGCGCTATCGCGTGACATGACAGCATCTGCCAAACCTGCAGATACGGCAGCCTGCCCATAAAAAAGTCCGGCTTCCATGTCCTGCACATCTTGCGCAGACAACCCACGGTTTCGTGCCACTGTTTCAAAAAACAGCTTGCCCATGCTCTCAATGTCGTTCTGGATGATTTTTCGGGCATCTTCGGACATGGGCGTGGTTGGATATGTATCCGTTTTACGCGCCCCTGTCTGAAATGTTGTGACTTTGATGCCTGTTTCGTCCAGAAATTTCGTAATATCGGCGTGGAGATAAACCACGCCAATTGATCCCACCTCACCCGTGCGCGGCAGGACAATTTTTTCGGCAGAGCAGGCCAGAGCATATGCGGCAGAGCACGCTTGCTCATCCACAATTGCGATAACTGGTTTGCTTTCACGCGCTGCGTAAATGCGGTCCCCGGTATCAAAACATCCGGCAACTGCACCGCCTGGACTGTTCACATGCAGGACAATACCGCGAACGGTTTCATCCTGCGTAGCCAAATTGATGGCGTTGCTGATATCATCGTAAAATGTTGCATTCAGCCACCAGCAGCCATTGCTGCTCCCCGGCAGCAAAATGCCGTTGATAGCAATAACGGCTATGCCAGAAACATTCTCTGTGATGCTCTGGGCTGCATAGCGGGCATTATCATCAACAGGGCCGAACAGCATTTTATCATCAGCACCGCTGGCGAGAAGGCCGCGGACTATATCCAACTTGCGGCTGGAAAGTGCGATTGGTGCCCCGATAAGCGCCTGTGTATGCGCGTATTGTTTCATTCTGCGTCTGGCTTCTTATCTGTTTTGTCTGCTGGATCTCCGCCGCTCCATTCAGGCAATGGCAAGCCACGGTCTTTGAATGCCTGCATTTCAATGGCACGCTGCGCGATATTTTCTTCCCAATCGCGCCCCTCATTTTCAGCGCATTCGTCTTCCAATGTGGACAACGCACCATCCATGCCAAGAATGGCCCCCTGACGTTCGGCAACCGGATCAATCCAGCCGCGACCAGGACCAAGCCACCGGCACCGTGCATACGCATGCCGTGCCTCTAGGAATTTGGGGGCACCTGACGGCAACGGCAGGTTGTCTGCCTCCATAGATTCTTCCAGCCATGCCAAACGCACAGGAGAGGCAAACCCAATGGAGAATTCTTCACGCCTCCGCTTCATGGTTTTCCATGCCTCAAGCAGCGCACCACGGGCCGATGAGTAATTGACATCGGACCAATCATTACTGAGCTGCATCGGGGCAAGGCCTGCGCCACTGGCGATATTGTTCAGGGTGGCTCTCTCAAACTCCCTGAAGTTGCTGGCTGGACGCGCCGCAGTGACTGTGTTGATTTTTTCTCCAGGGAACAGGATAGGCAAGCGCGAGCCCTGCATGGAGATATTATGCTGTTTGT includes:
- a CDS encoding phage tail sheath subtilisin-like domain-containing protein, with translation MTITIPGYSDNNRVPGFYFALDNSAANTASAARRAIIVAQMLITGSATPNVAEISGGYADAVAKYGVGSQCALMVKAYRALDSSGELWVLPLADDAAAKPASGTWAITGTATADGTLPLYVGDVLIPVGVASGDTAATVAANVVTAAKSVTTLPVSVTAADGIVTATALNKGLAGNDILLGSCLLGTAGGQSVPAGLTVVITQMSGGTQNPTTLATALANLGERVYDLYAHPYVDTASLTTFKQLFDNTSGNWSPMRQLYGHHITAYRGTYGQATAFGITQNDSHATIMPISDSPSDPMIWAAQIMAVTAVSMRENPALPVRGLSLSVLPPTDAGRFMFDERASLLYDGLSTFTVADDNTVLTDRLITTYQTNSAGVSDNSYLDIERLLTAEVCLQDMRSYLASLYSRFILVADGSKIPAGAKATTAQLIGKAASARYNWQCQQLWAQDPSTFAANLVSENAGNGVVKMLLPFKFADQLWVIAGDAQFVTS
- a CDS encoding DUF2635 domain-containing protein codes for the protein MRLLNAAGENVPDTSFWLRALARGDVQKATPQTSQNVPAATLAAAPAEKGA
- a CDS encoding head-tail joining protein — protein: MVGPVDWDNLVLDPCQNAFGEEVQWISSLYPDPISVTGIFDNGYKAMPLEIVDGLSPTHVTTADARLGVQISQFVSEPQQGDIFLIRGKQYRVREVQPDSHGAADILLNKADGENALSGHVPRKNSGITPDDY
- a CDS encoding major capsid protein, which codes for MSGTTGAAGVQQALLPLLSAYSLAELVYYVQNAKTAQTFLLDNFFPNIVESDAPEVAIDVDVGKRRMSPFCSPLVEGKMVESRRWQTNLFKPAYVKDWRNPDLLKPVRRNIGERLMGAMTPAQRLEANLAYEMTDQMDMINRRLEWMAASALVYGTVTIKGEGYPTTVVDFQRDPALTIALTGAAQWGQSGVYPSDYITAWAALVLQKCGLAPRDIVFTNSTWNAFKSDIKVLNAIIWPGKVGGSDVDLGGRVDKGAIYMGKWGQFNLWLYNDWYVDPDTDEEEPMIPDGTVILTGPGLEGTRGFGLILDPAFAYGPLAYAPKVWYKENPATINLLMQSAPIVIPSRVNCSLSATVMEAGAAVSGPTGT
- a CDS encoding head decoration protein; its protein translation is MSYGFYPSAQQVTFVPDQLIAGNLKLVTETVTFAAGNTLQRGQVVGQVTATGKYIPCVKTATDGSQTPCGIVVDTVDASAADATGAIYEMGEFNSNYMIFDASWTVDTLKSALRQFSIFVKTGESNAIV
- a CDS encoding S49 family peptidase; the encoded protein is MKQYAHTQALIGAPIALSSRKLDIVRGLLASGADDKMLFGPVDDNARYAAQSITENVSGIAVIAINGILLPGSSNGCWWLNATFYDDISNAINLATQDETVRGIVLHVNSPGGAVAGCFDTGDRIYAARESKPVIAIVDEQACSAAYALACSAEKIVLPRTGEVGSIGVVYLHADITKFLDETGIKVTTFQTGARKTDTYPTTPMSEDARKIIQNDIESMGKLFFETVARNRGLSAQDVQDMEAGLFYGQAAVSAGLADAVMSRDSAFLDFLAHLK